DNA sequence from the Cetobacterium somerae ATCC BAA-474 genome:
AATTGCATCAAAACCTTTTCCATAAGGTCCTCTCATTGGTAATAAATCCCCTGCATGAAGATTAAAAATCTCATCAGTTACTATTCCAACTTTTCTAATTAAAAACTCTACCCATCCATCTGCTGCTGAGAAATCTGTAACAGAAATTGGACACTCTCCAACTTTTGGTAAAGATAATTGCATAAATTGTCCAAACTTTACATTTCCTGCCTCTGGATATTCAACTCTAAATAGGTATTCTATATCAGTAACTTTTTTTACATCTAAAAGTCTATATGGCGTTGGCATTATTAAATTTTCCATTACTTATTACCTCCATTTAGTTTATCAACTTCTGCAGCTAATTTGTTTACAGTAGTTGAGAAAGATATAAACACTGGACACTTATCATCACATCTTCCACATCCAACACACATATGGTGCTCTTTAAATCTCTTTTTATGATCGTGGATTTTATGCATAACTTTAAATCTCATTCTGTCTCCACCTGTTTTTCTAAACGAGTGGTTTCCAGCCATATCTGTATACCCATCAACGTGGCAAGAAGCATTTATTCTTCTTCTTTCTCCTGCATTTGTATCAGAACTATAGTTCATATCATAAGTTGTAAAACAAGTACATGTAGAACATGATACAGTACAACTACCACACATTAAACATCTCTTGTCAAACTCTTTCCACATCTCTAATGATTTTACAGCTATTTGAGTTTCTTTATCATTTATCTCTGGTATTCTAACAACTCTTTCATTTTCTACAACTGGAGTTACTAGGAAATCAATTTCATCATTTCCTGCAAAGTAAGAGTTAAATGCGTCGTCTTTAGTTTCTACTAAAACTTCTTCACCATTAAATTTTACTCCAAATGCATACTCATCTGCTGATCCAGTACCCATTGAAGCACAGAAGCAAGTATCCCAACCTTTTGCTGGACACTCCATTAATATAAACTTTGTTTTTTCTCTCATTCTCTTATAGTATGAATCTTCGAATCCACCATTTTTTAAGAAGATATCATCATATCTTTTTATCGAGTGAATATCACAAGCTCTTGCAAATACAAGCATTGGTCTATCGTCAACAACTTTTGACTCTCTATAGTCTGCATCTGTAAAATATAAAACTGTTTCTGTTATAGGGCTTAATGCTTCCTTTGCTGCATAATCAGATTTCTCATCATGTACAATCTCATCTGCCGAATAAACTCTATCATATCTCACAATGTCTGTGTCTGAATATCTTCCCTGTTTAGGAAATCTTTTTGGAGCATAAATTTTATACTCTTTACTAAGATTTTTTAACAAGCTATCAAAATTTTCTGCTGTTATTTTGTATCCCATTCTTACTTTGCCTCCCTGTTATTTGAATTTTTATTCAATTCATTATGTGTTTATATTACAACCTTTATGTTTTTTTGTAAACCATTAATTGCTGTTTTTTGCTAATTGGTTAAATTTGAATTTTTAGTCGAAAAGTATTTGGTCATACTTTAATTTCTTTATTTTTTTACTAAAGTTTTTACTTTTGAATATCCTTTCAAATTCTAATTTCATACAACACTAGTATACTTATACACTAGTGTTAAAACGATCATTTTTTTGTCACTTTAAAATCAAAAGATTGTTTTTTTCTGAATTTCATTATAAAATATTATAAAATAATATAAATTTTAAAGGTGGAAATATGAAAAAATTTGTTGTTGAGCCTGAATTTCACAATATGAAAATTTCTCAATACCTTAGAGAAAAAGGATATTCTGGAAGAGGTATTAGAAATGTTGAAGTATATTTAAATGGAAAAAGAACCAAAACTACAAAGCAAGTTAAAAAAAACGCAAGACTTTTAGTTAAAGAAAAAGAAAAAGAAGTTGGAATTAGATCTATTCAGATGGACCTTAAAATAATGTATGAAGATAAAAATCTACTTATTATTGATAAAGATCCATATTTAGTTGTTCATCCAACTACTAAAAAAACAGATTTAACATTAGCTAACGGTGTTGTTCACTATCTTCAAGAACAAACTGGAAAAGTTCAGCCTCCTAGATTTTTCAATCGTTTAGATATGAATACTTCTGGACTAATCGTTGTAGCTAAAAATGCTTATACTCAAGCTTTTTTACAAAGTGATAAAGAAAAAGTTTCAAAATTTTATCAAGCTATTGTAAAAGGTATTGTTAAAGAAGATGAAATGATGATTGAAATTCCTATTGGTAAAGAGGGAGATGAACTTAGACGTAAAGAGATGACCCCTGAAAATGGTGGTCAAACTGCTAAAACTTATATGAAAGTTTTAGAGCGTTTCCCTAACGAAGACCTAACTTTAATTGAATTAAAACTTTTCACTGGTAGAACTCACCAAATCCGTGCCCATATGTCTTTAGTAGGTTACCCTATTTTAGGAGATGAACTTTACGGTGGTGATGATATTAGAGCTAAAAGACAACTTCTTCATGCATTTAAACTAATTTTTACTGATGTTGAAAGTGGTGAAAAAATCCTAGTTGAAGCACCTTTACCTGAAGATTTCAAGGAAATTCTTCATATAGCAAATTAACTTTAAATTATAATTAAAAATGAAAAAAGATACCTGAGGTATCTTTTTTTATTTTAATATTAAGCTAATGTATTTTTTTTAACCGGTGTAACTACCTCTTCACCTTTTAATTCTCCCTCTGTTCTCGCTACAATCAATGTACAAACTGCGTCTCCTGTTATATTAACAGTTGTTCTAAACATATCCACAAATCTATCTATTCCCATTACAAGAGCCATCCCTTCTAAAGGTAATCCAACTTGTTGCAATACCATTCCTAACATTATTACTCCAACGCCTGGAACTCCTGCAGTTCCTATTGAAGCTAATGTAGCTGTTATAATTACTGTTACAAAATCTCCCATTGTTAAATTAACTCCATAGATTTGAGCTATAAATATTGTTGCAACACCTTGCATTATTGCTGTTCCATCCATATTTATTGTGCTTCCTAAAGGAAGTGTAAATGAAGATATTGTTTTAGATACTCCAAATTCATCTTGCATTGTTTCCATTGAAGATGGTAAAGTTGCACTACTTGAAGAAGTTGAAAATGCTACCATCATTGGTCCTGAGAATTTCTTTAAAAATTTAATAGGGTTATACTTAGCTACGAAAATCAACAAACTTTGATATGTTATTAAATAATGTAATAATAAAACAATAACTACACCTATAAAGTATTTTAGTAAAGGTAACATTGCTGTATATCCTAATGTTGCAAATGTTTTTCCAATTAATCCATATACTCCAAATGGAGCTAACTGCATTATAATCTCAACTAATTTTAAAACTAAACTATTTGACTCTTCCATCCCTTTTCTAACTGTAGAAACTTTATCTCCTAATATAGCCATACCAACACCACATAAAATTGCGAATACTATTATCTGTAGCATATCTCCTTTAGCTAAAGCTTCTATTGGATTTATTGGTATCATCCCTAACAATATATCTATGAATGGTTTTGTTTCATTTACTGAAACATTAGTTGTTGTAATCTGAGACAAAACAACTCCTTTTCCTGGATTTATTAGAGATCCTACTCCTAAAGCTAAAGTTATCGCTACTGCTGTAGTTCCTAAGTAAAATGCTAAAGTTTTTACTCCCACTCTTCCTAATTTCTTTATATCTTCAACACCTGCTGCTCCTACAGTTAACGAACAAAAAACTAATGGAACCACTATCATTCTTATTGCTCTTATAAATCCTGTTCCTAAGAAGTTAAAGAAAAAGTCTATTATATATTTTTTCACTATTAAATCGTTTCTAAAGGGATATAAAATCAATCCACTTATAACACCTAAAATCAATGATATAAAAATCTTATTTGTCAAACTTAACTTTTTCATTTCAATTCACTCCTTATAAACATCTTATTTTTACAAAATGAATTATATATTTAAAAATCAAAAAAATCAAGAAAAAAATAAATTATTTTTTCTAAATATATTTTTTTGAAAATATATTTTTAATTTTAAATTGGTGTAGGATTTTTTATTTTTCCATTGAATAACCTTTATAATAATTTAATCTCATTTTAGGGAGGATTTTTTATGATATTTAATAAACTAAGTACTTATGATAAACATAAAGTTTTTAAAAATATGATTGGCCCTTATGCAGCTGTTCTTATTGCTCAATATTTTTCTTTAGAATATCAATACTCCGCTGCTACAATTTGTATCTTAAGTTTAGAAAGTACTCGAAAAGCTTCTTTTAGAAGTTCTTTTGAAAGAGTTCTTGCCGCTTCTTTTGGTTTAATTTTATCTGCTACTATCATTAAAATTTTTAAATTTAATCCTATTTCTTTAGTTATATTTACAGCTATTTTTATGCCTCTTTGTATACGATTTAACTTAATGCAGGGATTTTTCACCAACATTGTTCTAGCGACACATTTTCTATTAGATGAAAATGTATCTTTAATTTTTGTTCTTGATCAATATCTTCTTTTATTAGTTGGAGTTCTTTGTGCTATTATTTCAAACTTATATATGCCTAGCCAGAACAATGAAATCATCTCCCAATTAGAAAAAATTGATTCTATTATGAAAGATATTATTTTTGACTTCTCTAAAGCTTTAAAATATAAAGCTGTTTCATTAAAACAAGATGAACTCTTTGAAGAGCTAAAAATTAACCTAGATGATTGCAAACAATTAGTTGAAATGGAAAAGGATAATCGATTATTTTTTAAAAAAGTAGATATTTCTAAAAATTATTCATTAAAATTTTCAGAATATATCATTCTTTCAAAAATAAGAGAGTGTTTTGGTAAAATTTCTACTGATATCTCAATCACTTCTGAATTAGCTGTAATTTTAAGAGATTTAGCCACATCATCTTCAAATAATTATACTTACAATATTCTTTTAAGTAAAATAAAACGCTCAGAAGATAGATTTAAAAAAGAGATTGATGAGAATAGTTTAAATATTGAAAATAAAGCAATTTATTTCCTACTTATAGAAAATATTAAAGAACTTATTAAATTAAGAATAAAAAATATTTTTTAAAGGAAACTCACATTTTTTTTTTAACAATATCGTGAGTTAAAATTTTTTTGTTCTAACAATTAAGGAGGTTTTTTTTATGAAGTCTGTTGATTATTTAAATTGGTCCTTATTAGTTTTTCACGAGTTAGATTCAACTTATGAATCTTCTAAACAATTAGATATCCTTTTAGAATCTTTCACTACTTCTTTTGTTGACAATGAGACTGATTTTAAAAGAGTTTATATGTCTAATAAAACTCTTTCTGGAATTATTTTAAATTCCAATGAAAATTTAGAAGAATTAGTTAAATTTGTTAGAAAAACAAATCCAAAAATCCCAATTGTTGTGTTAACAGAAAACGGTTCTTCAAATATCCCATTACAAATTTTAAATTCAATAAATCTTGTAATAAATATTTTTGAAGATAGCATCTCTTTTTTAGCAGGTCAAATAGAATTAGAAATTGAACGATATCTTGAAGCTATCAAACCTGTCTTTTTCGGTAAATTAATGGATTATACTCAAAAATTTAAGTATCCTTGGCATACGCCTGGTCATGCTGGTGGACTTATGTTTAT
Encoded proteins:
- a CDS encoding dicarboxylate/amino acid:cation symporter codes for the protein MKKLSLTNKIFISLILGVISGLILYPFRNDLIVKKYIIDFFFNFLGTGFIRAIRMIVVPLVFCSLTVGAAGVEDIKKLGRVGVKTLAFYLGTTAVAITLALGVGSLINPGKGVVLSQITTTNVSVNETKPFIDILLGMIPINPIEALAKGDMLQIIVFAILCGVGMAILGDKVSTVRKGMEESNSLVLKLVEIIMQLAPFGVYGLIGKTFATLGYTAMLPLLKYFIGVVIVLLLHYLITYQSLLIFVAKYNPIKFLKKFSGPMMVAFSTSSSSATLPSSMETMQDEFGVSKTISSFTLPLGSTINMDGTAIMQGVATIFIAQIYGVNLTMGDFVTVIITATLASIGTAGVPGVGVIMLGMVLQQVGLPLEGMALVMGIDRFVDMFRTTVNITGDAVCTLIVARTEGELKGEEVVTPVKKNTLA
- the asrA gene encoding anaerobic sulfite reductase subunit AsrA, with amino-acid sequence MGYKITAENFDSLLKNLSKEYKIYAPKRFPKQGRYSDTDIVRYDRVYSADEIVHDEKSDYAAKEALSPITETVLYFTDADYRESKVVDDRPMLVFARACDIHSIKRYDDIFLKNGGFEDSYYKRMREKTKFILMECPAKGWDTCFCASMGTGSADEYAFGVKFNGEEVLVETKDDAFNSYFAGNDEIDFLVTPVVENERVVRIPEINDKETQIAVKSLEMWKEFDKRCLMCGSCTVSCSTCTCFTTYDMNYSSDTNAGERRRINASCHVDGYTDMAGNHSFRKTGGDRMRFKVMHKIHDHKKRFKEHHMCVGCGRCDDKCPVFISFSTTVNKLAAEVDKLNGGNK
- a CDS encoding RluA family pseudouridine synthase codes for the protein MKKFVVEPEFHNMKISQYLREKGYSGRGIRNVEVYLNGKRTKTTKQVKKNARLLVKEKEKEVGIRSIQMDLKIMYEDKNLLIIDKDPYLVVHPTTKKTDLTLANGVVHYLQEQTGKVQPPRFFNRLDMNTSGLIVVAKNAYTQAFLQSDKEKVSKFYQAIVKGIVKEDEMMIEIPIGKEGDELRRKEMTPENGGQTAKTYMKVLERFPNEDLTLIELKLFTGRTHQIRAHMSLVGYPILGDELYGGDDIRAKRQLLHAFKLIFTDVESGEKILVEAPLPEDFKEILHIAN
- a CDS encoding aromatic acid exporter family protein; this encodes MIFNKLSTYDKHKVFKNMIGPYAAVLIAQYFSLEYQYSAATICILSLESTRKASFRSSFERVLAASFGLILSATIIKIFKFNPISLVIFTAIFMPLCIRFNLMQGFFTNIVLATHFLLDENVSLIFVLDQYLLLLVGVLCAIISNLYMPSQNNEIISQLEKIDSIMKDIIFDFSKALKYKAVSLKQDELFEELKINLDDCKQLVEMEKDNRLFFKKVDISKNYSLKFSEYIILSKIRECFGKISTDISITSELAVILRDLATSSSNNYTYNILLSKIKRSEDRFKKEIDENSLNIENKAIYFLLIENIKELIKLRIKNIF